The DNA region AAGATGAGAATGAAAAGCGAGATACTTGGCTCTTATGGACAAAAGTCCTTGTGGCTACTGTACCAGCTGGAATCATTGGTATTTTGCTAGATGATTGGCTGGAAGCGAAATTTCACAATTTCTTTACTGTTTCTCTTATGTTGATCATTTATGGTGTTGCTTTCATCATTATCGAGAAAAGAAACAAAACACGCGAACCAAAATGCAGCGATCTGAACAGTTTCACTTACAAAGCTGCCGCAATCGTTGGTTTTTTCCAAGTTTTATCATTAATTCCTGGAACTTCACGCTCAGGTGCAACTATCTTAGGTGCGATTCTAATTGGCGCTTCGCGATTCGTTGCAACCGAGTTTTCATTTTTCATGGGAATTCCTGTCATGTTTGGTGCTAGTTTCTTGAAAATCATCAAATTTATTGCAAAAGGCAACTCATTCAGTTTTAATGAGACTGTTGTTTTATTAACAGGTTCTATCGTTGCTTTTGTCGTTTCGATCATCGTGATCAAGTTCTTATTGAACTACTTGAAACGTAATGACTTTACCATTTTTGGTTGGTACCGAATTATTTTAGGTGTTCTACTAATTAGCTATTGGCTATTTTCTTGATTATTCATACTGTACAGGTAGCTAACGTAATTGAAGTACAGCATAATAGCTACTTTTGCTTCCAATATCTATTTGCTTTTAAAGAGACTAAGTTGTAACTCTTAGAGTTATTTCTTAGTCCTATTTTTTGTTACTTAAAATGATAATGATTATCACTCTTAATTAGAATTAATATATTTAAAAAATAAGGTAAAACCCTAATAAAAATAGGTTTTCCCTAAATGATAATCACTATCATTCTCATTTAGAATATTTTATTATCAATTAGAATCAGTTTATGTTATGCTCTTATTGAGGAGTGATGAAAATGAAACTTTCAAAAGAAAAAAAAGCAATTCTATCTACTATTTTATGTCTTATTTTTATGATTGCAGGTTTTATGTTAGAAAAATCAGGTACTACTTTTTATCCGATCATTTTTATTTTAGCTATTGTTTTCGGTGGATTTAAACAAACAAAAGAGGGCTTGATCAGCACTTTTGAAGACAAACATTTGAATGTAGATTTATTGATGGCCTTAGCTGCTATTGGTGCTTGTATCATTGGAAATTGGTTTGAAGGAGCAATGTTGACGTTTATCTTTTGTCTGAGCGGTGCCCTTGAAGAATACACGACAAACAAAAGTAAAAAAGAAATTGCCAGCCTGATGAATTTACAGCCAGAGACTGCTTTACTATTTGATAATGGAAAAACAACAGAAGTATCTGTCGATACATTAGAAATCGGAGATACATTACTCGTTCCAAAAGGTTCAAGTATTCCGATCGATGGTCAATTAGCTGCCGGAACATCTACCATTGACGAAGCGGCGATCACAGGAGAATCTGTACCTGTTGAAAAAAGTGCCTCAGATTTATTATTTGGAGGAACGATCAACCTTGGTGAAGCTTTTACAATGACGGTTACAAAAAATAGTGAAGATACTCTATTTGCCAAAATCATTCGATTGGTCGATGAAGCACAAAATACCCCTTCACAAACAGCAAGCTTTATTGAAAAATTGGAAAACACTTATGTAAAAATTGTATT from Enterococcus sp. 9D6_DIV0238 includes:
- a CDS encoding undecaprenyl-diphosphate phosphatase, whose product is MLLSNLWKAIFLGIIEGVTEWLPISSTGHLILVDEFIKMNLSADFMEMFNVVIQLGAIMAVVVLYFHKLNPFSPQKDENEKRDTWLLWTKVLVATVPAGIIGILLDDWLEAKFHNFFTVSLMLIIYGVAFIIIEKRNKTREPKCSDLNSFTYKAAAIVGFFQVLSLIPGTSRSGATILGAILIGASRFVATEFSFFMGIPVMFGASFLKIIKFIAKGNSFSFNETVVLLTGSIVAFVVSIIVIKFLLNYLKRNDFTIFGWYRIILGVLLISYWLFS